From the Elaeis guineensis isolate ETL-2024a chromosome 16, EG11, whole genome shotgun sequence genome, the window TCTGGGCTAAATGGAGAGTGTTCATTTAGCATTCTTGCCTTCGAGATACGAGGATTACACTTGCATCTTTATAATCATTGGAGACTACACACTTGGTGAAAAGGGAACTAGTCTGTTGCTATGCTTGCAGCTTCTTGACTACATCCATAGTTCTCTTCTCATAGTGTGCACCAATCGCGAAACGCAGATCCTTCAACTACAAAGGTGGCAATTAGGTTGGGTTAAATAAGATGTGGATCCGACCTATTAATCAATAGCTAAAAAATAcagatccaaatttaattattttattaaacaaATAATTTAACTTGATCCATAATGATTGAAATAGGCTAAACAGATTAAATGGTTAAATATTGCCGCTCCTTATTCAACGGCGAATTCACACCAAGGAAGATGAAACCTTGTTCcgtgcaaaagatacaacccatGCCGTGTTATTTGGTGAGTGTTCGCTCTGCTGGTTGCTATGCTTGTAGATTGTAATTggttttttaccttttttttttttatttttttattttaaaagttgTTGTGGGTCAACGGTCTTCCCCTCATGGAGGGCGGAATGATGCTTGCTTATCTTTAAACGGTTGGTAGGCTGGCAATTCTGACCAGACTTCCTAGGCTCGAGAGACTTCCACCCACCTAGAAAAAAGATTTTACGTCGCATCATTTACTTCCCTCCCAACTCCCAATCCAACATGTCTTCTAGATATTGGCCTATCTCCATGTACCGCACCAATTAGCCACTGCCACATTGGCTGGGAAGTCGGTTGGGAAAGTTAGCAGCACTTGGTAAACATATAGATATGCCGTCTAGGTTGCTACAGTTTTTATATGAATCATATAACTTTGGCCAACGTTTCCAAGCCACAATCGCGTCTGGAACTATCTTGGGAATTTCCGATCTCTACCACGCTCTAATTCAGGTAGAAGCTTCTCTATGTTCCTTTCTTTGCCTGGCCCTGATCTTTATGTGTTTTTGCCTCTGCTTTTTTTTTAAAGTCTTCTATGTATTGATTTGTATAATTTTAGTGTTATAGATCTTCTAGGATTGATTGATTTTGGTTTGGATCTGGCCGTCCTGTTGCATCTTTCCTCCATCTAGTAGCCGGATCTGGCCCTTTTTTggggatattttttttcttttctctctagtTTTGGATCTATTATCTCGTATGGATCTTTACGATAATAGCTCCTTTTGATTCTTTCATGTTTGTTTTTACCCTATTAGTTTTGTCTATTGATGATGTTtgtaagaggaggaggaggacctTTTGAGAGTCCTCAAGATCTTGTAATTATTATTAGGAAGTTTAGATGATGCTAGTTGAAGAAACCTTCCGCCAGCAATTGTCATGGCCGACCGGCCATGAGTTGGGGTGGCTTGACTGATGTTGCAGTACGGAGAACAGATTTTTAGGGTCTCTCTGTAGAAGTTTGTGCTCTTTTGATGAAGAGAGATAAAGAAGGAAATTACCTTAGACTTGAAATCAAGAGGAGGAGGTTTCTGTGCCATATTCATGAAAGAGGATTGTTGAAAATTGGTATTGGAATTGGTATTTTCaatcttaatttatttaaaagtCATTGATCCATTAAGATCTCCTGTTCATGCCAAAATCCTGTCTGATGATGGTGGATCCCCCTGAAGATCTGGAGATGTGGAGGGTGCTGATCAATCCACTCAATCCATGGTGGTGGAATGGAACACCGATCTACTGTGGAACATTACAGATTTGCacataaaaagaagagaaaagcttATTGGAGTTGCTCCAGTGAGGCTCTCTGATGCTTTAGTTAGATAGGATATTGagaaaatatgagaaagaaaggagaagagtATGGTATAGAATAATGtctctttttttctctattcTTTCACATGCTTGGGTCTTaagccctttttatagatgaaaagTCTCTTGTCCCATTGGAGTTGGATTCTTTAGAGTCTGAGTTTTAGTAAGAAACTATGTCTTGGCTTTCTTTATTTTGATCAGTTCAAGAATAAGAGTTCCATTCAAATTGGTCGCTTGGTGAATTGGGCTTCTTTTCGTAGAATGGTTTAATAGGATACTTTAGCCTAGATACTTTGGCCTAGCCGATTGAGTCAGCCTTTTGGTCATCCTTCTTCTAGTTGGCCTTTTGGTTGGCTTTCTTCTGGTCGATCTAGTTTTGGTCGATCTAGTTTTGGTCGGCCTAGGTCCTTTGACTCTGTTTACATAAAGAAAGGGGCTTGTATCCATTATGATTGGAGGCAGAAATTAAGGAATGAGGCATAACCACCCTTCCTTATGAGCCATAACCTCCTCCCTTATGTAGATTCTCTTAATTGTGGAGCTTTAActgttcaaaatttaaatttgtttaaaattgctTGCCACGTTTCGACCATTGATAGATATATAGATTGGATATGGTCCATTACACTTGCCTCCCATTTTCTGAGCTCGTATTGTCTTCTCAAGCTCGGGTGAAGGAAGTAGATTAGCTAGCTGTAGGCAATTGAATGTGCAAGCCTCGGCTTGTCTGGACCATtgaatgtcttttgttttgagaGCTGCTGGGGTTGACTTTTTGTGTTGAGAGCCATTTTGGTTGGCTCTACGACTTGTATGAGGTCGGCTCATCAACCTATGTAAAGTCAGCTTGTCAGCCTGCTATAGGTTGTCTCTCCTCTTATAAGAGGTTTGCTCATCTTGCCTAGATGGATCTAGGTTCTCTTGGTGTGTAAAAATTTAATCAAAGTTCAACCATTTACAGTTGTGCCAAAAGGTGCTGGAGGTCAGCTTGTTGAGATTGTTGTCCTTTGAGTTTGGCTTAAGAGTCGGTATAGCTTGAGATTGGTTGTGACACACTTGCCCCACATTTCTCGGTTGGTTTTGCCCATGACTGGTCTGGTTAGGCTTGTCAATTTTACTCATACCTCATTTGGTTTGTCATCCTATTGACGTTGAGGTTGATTCCTCATCTTGGTGCGTTATTCCCCTACCTAAAGAGATAGATTGTTTGGCTTGCCGAGTCTTCAGATCTTCATCTCGATGCCTAGTTGCCCTTGCTTGAAAAGATAGATCGTTTGGCCTCTGGTCTTCGGCTCTTCATCTTGATGTGTGGTTCCCCTCACTTGAAAAGATGGGTTGTCCTCCAAGTCTTCGGCTCTTCATCTCAGTGTCTGGTTCCCCTTGCCTAAAAGGGTGGATCATTTGGCCCTCCGAATCTTTTGTCAGCTAGACTTTTTGGATAGCTAACACTTGGTTTGATTAGGCTGGGCATGCCTCCTCCCATCCATGCCTATTTTGTACTAGGTCTTTCATCTACTTTTAGCCACTAATTGGCCAGTGGCATCTTGGGAAGCTCGTCCTAACTTGTGGCGCTCGAGTGTGGCGCTGTTAGTGGTCTCTCGAGACATTAATCCAACATTTTGTTTGTGATTCGGCGATTTGGCATTTGAGTTAGGAATTTTGATTGGGGTCTTTGGTGAACTCGCCTGATCCATCACTTTTGCAGTTGGCCTCATGGTTGTTGCCTCGGCCTAGCTTAAGCTAGGACTATTATGTATAGGCAGAGCCACCTTCATGCTTGGATAGATCTAGGTTTAGGTTCTTGAGAGGTTGTATGCTATGGAAACTAGATCTTATTCATTTGAAACTATTCAAAATGGTTAGATCACAAATAATCAATTTACATAGTGTAGGTAAACATACTTATTTGAGGCCTGTGAGATAATTCACAGCCCAGTCTGGCTGCCATTTCTTTATTGTTTCAGCTTGAATTTCAAACTTGAGTCATTAAGCCTGAGAAATTTTATAGTTTTGTAGTTTTGCATGCCAATGGAGTCAGTCGATGTGTTGAATCCATCCAAAATAGTAAAAATAGATTGGGAGGCATTAGATTTATTAATAATTGCAAGTACATAATGATGAGCCCAAGAAATAGATGCAAGAATCAGTTATAGAAGCGGAATGAAGGCAAGTAGAGGCCAAAAATGGAAAGAACATACCTGAAACATAGGAAATCGGTATGAATCAGTCCAAAACCAAATTCAAAAGTGGCTGAACCATGCGGTCAAAGTAGTCAAATTGGTTTGAACCGGTTTGGACAATGCTGTTGAGCAGGTCTAGTTAGCTTTGGATGCCGATGTGACTTATGTGCTATCGTGGCGGATGACATGGCAGATGTCATGGACTGATTTTGCTGTACCTGCTGATGTGTCAATGATGTAGTCGATAACATGGCAGTTTGTTGATGTGGCACTGGCTTAAGTTATTTGGATCTGGGTTGGATCTTTCTTCCATATCCATTTGGAGCAAGTTGATCGAACCCGTTCTCTCCCTTCCTCACAACCCTAATTGTAGCGATGGCGGCGGCGTGGAACCACTTGCTTGAGAGAGGACGGAAGTATGGAGCCTCTTGATTGGGAGAGGTGGTCAGCGGCAAAGATTTCTTGATGATGGAGGTGATGTTGCTTGCCATGTCGTAGGGATAGAAGGTTGAGAGGCTATCATTCCTCACAGTAGAGATGGTGGTGGGACGTGGCCGATAGAGACTTGAATAGCAAATTTTGATGGCGGATCTCAATAAGTGCTAGGCTTTGGCTTGGTGGCGCTGGGATGGTAAAGAATCACCAGCAATGGAAAGGAGTGGAGACGACGAGGCAATCGAGGATGGTGATGCCGATCATGATCATTTGCAAGCCAAGAAGAGATTCGTGGGGTAGCCATTGCTGGAGGCTGTGGAGATCGGCACTGGCACAATTGTGAGGGAGCGGCAAGGCTTCAATGGGCTTCGGGAAAGGGCAAAGAGCCACTAGTGGTTGACATGGTGGTGATCATAAGGGCAATGCTCATGAAGATGAGAAAGGGGGTCCCTAGCAGATGCTCTTGTCGACCATGATGCCTTGGTGAAAGATGAGGTGGCTTGTGACAGTATAATGGTGGCCGTAGTGGTGATGGATTTAGCCGAACTGACACATGGTCATTTGTCCCATGCACATAGGACTCACATCTTGGTGGCATAGAAGGATGGTCTTGTAGAACTCACATCATGCTCTCCAAGGACACACATCTCAGTCTCCCAAGATGCGCATCTCGTGTAGAGAGGCGGTGACACTCGAAGATGACCGTGGAAACGGGGTCGGTGGCTAAGAGCTCAAGGATGTGTCGACGATGAGAGCGTTGCTGAAGATGCTTAGATCCGACAAAAGAAGAAGGTGGGATACATTCTCGTTTTCCATAAATGGCATCGGGCTATTGTTGCCAAAATCTTGCCTGATGATGGTGGATCTCACTAAAGATCTGGAGATGTGGAGGGTGTTGACCAATCCACTTGATTTGCGGGTGTGAAAGATGGAGCACCGATCTACCATGGAGAGTCATACATCTGCAcacagaaagaagagaaaagctcTTCGGCTTTGCTCTAGCCAtgctctgatgcttaagtcagctagGTATTAGGAATaataggagaaagaaaagagaagagtatGGTGTAGAAtattatctctctttttctcttctctttcatatACCTAGAGTCTTgagccctttttatagatgaagaggCCTTGCACCATCGGAGTCGGACTCTTTCGAGTCCAAGTTTTAGTGGGAAACTACCTCTTTACCTTCTTTATCTGGATCAGTCCGGGAATAAGAGTCCTATTTAAATTGTCCTCTTGGTGACATGGGCTCCTTTTTGTAGAATGATCTATTGGATAGGTTGGCCTAGGTAGCTTGGTTTGGTCCGCTGGTCAGCCTTCTGTCAACTGTTTTCTGGTCGATCTTCTAGTTGGTCTTCTTCTTAAACTTTTGGCTGGCCTTTTGTTGGTTGGCCTGGTTCTGATTGGTCTGCAAGAGGCTGGCCCCTTTGTCCTTACAAGTTCTTTGAccctatttatataaaaaaagagCAGCATGAATCCGTTATGATTGGAGGTGGAATTCAAGGGATGAGGCATAACTACCCATCTTTATAAGCTGGGTAGTTTCCCTTAATTATGGAGCTGTAAGTGcccaaaatttcaatatttttgaatttactTGCCACGTGTCGACCATTGATAGGTAGGTTGGACATAGTCCATATCATCTTCGAATTTTCTCTTATGCAAAtgcatattaaaaatttataaagaaattttttattaaaaaagaaaaaaaatataggcaAGGAGGAAGCAGTTATCTAATAAAACCTTCTTCATGATGTGTCCTAAGCAGTGCTAGTGATGAAGGTAAAATAACCTAAAATGCTTCTTTGTCTTTGCAAACATAATGCACTTGGGATATGGTAAAGCAAACCTTGCCCACTAATGATCACTGTGCTTGAAAGAGGTGGAAGGTGGCGGAGATTCTGGGTTGACCTATTCAAATCGGGGGTTTTGCAAGGCATGAGGCTACTTAATCTTTTGGCTAGATTGTACGAATTGTTCTAGTTGGAATCTTGAAAGGCAGACTGCATATTTCCTGTAGACCTTTGATGGTGGTTCTAACGACTTCTAGGCTGTGGATGTGAATCAAGGTCAGTGCTTGCTTTGCAGAATCCAGTTCATTGGCACAATAATTGCTCATCGAGCCATTGCCATTAATATATAAGCTAATTTGGAACCAATCTTAATGCACATAAATGGAAAAAAAGTTAGCTCTATGATCAACTAAGATAActaatccctctctctctctctctctctacacacatgcatgcatgcatgtggcaTAATAGTGAGGTTAGTCTTTGTCTGTTTTAACACTAGAAGGAATTCCTTTTTCAAGGGTAGAAAGAGGCCCACAGGCAATAATGGGCTCTGGACAAGAAGGAGTAAGTGCTGAAGCCAGGATTCAAGCCTAGGTTTCTAGCACAACAACTAAGACTTTACCAACAGGCCAAGCTGGCGGCTTTGAAAGGAATCTTCATTATATTTCTTTACCAATTTTTTGCACTGAAATTACTTGGTCCTACATAGACAGCCAATTGAAGGTGTGTAGTTTGCTTATGTTGTATTGATGTATGATAATGCTTAAAACTAAACGAAAACGTTCCTTTTTATGCTAAAAAGCATAGACCAGATTTTGCTCTTTTACAAGTTTGGCAAGTTGAGAACAGTTGATTTTTGGTGACCATGGCTAATGCTATGTGTTGCATCAAGTAGTTCAGTCAAATGGACTTCCATCAGGGCTTGGTTGATTTTGACAACATCATGTCCAATACTCAACCAACTTCTGATCCTAACAAGTTAGAATTATCTAATTAACATTGCTGACCAAACTATATCTATTCTCATCAAAATTGGCCTACTGTTTTAAAGCTGGCTTGCTTGAGTTTCAAGCCATGCCAAgaggatatgattttttttttttcctttcttttcttgcttTTTGGATTTCATAGACCTTTATGAGTTTGACATACCTATAGTTTGCTTGCTTAAGTTTTAAGCTGTACAggttttgattttcatatttggtATCTTGATTTGTCTATATGTTAACAATAGTTTCTTCTGATGACAACAGTTGAATCACAATGAGCCGACCACATGACGGGTATCATAGTTTTCCCCCTTTTGGAAATCCCTTTAGGATAATATTTCCTAAGGGATCTAACCTACCGCCGAAGCTTTTAACCCTCCAGAATTCATTTGAGCAAACCTTAGCAGATAACTTAAGAAAGCTCAAGCCCAAGGAAATCTCAGATATTCTTAGCTTATCATGGATGAGACATGCTATGGAGTCATTATCTGAAACCCATACTAacatcaagattttattaaacgaTCTTGAGTTGCCTGTTTCAGAATGGGATGAGAATTGGATTAACATGTACTTCGACGATAGTCTGAAGTTGCTTGATATTTGCATTGGATTAAGCTCTGAGCTCTCCCGATTGGATCAGAGCCAGCTCTTGCTCAAATATGTTCTGTATGTTATGGACTGTTCAGGCAAATTTCCTTCGTCCAAGCAAATAAAACGAGCTCGTGGATATCTGCATGACTGGATGCAGCAACTTGACTCCAGGAGCCCAAAGTTTGAAAATTGTCCTGCTATCCTGCAGGGACTTGCAAGAACACTTTGTTTGGCAAAGGTGAAGAACTCAGCTAAGGGAAAGGTGTTGATGAGAGCTTTTTATGCTGTTAAGGTTGAAACTATATTCGTTTGCGGCGTCATCTTAGCAGCATTGTCAGGCTGCTCAAAGCCACTGATAGACTTGCATATTTCTGAAAGTTTCTTGTGGTCTAAGGTGttcaatgacttgcaagctgACGTAAATGAGAAGATTAGGGGTCTGCTTTCCTCTGAGAAAGTAGTGTTATTGAAAGAGTTGGAAGCAGTTGATACATGCGCGAAGAAATTGTATGATTTGAGTAGCGGCATCGATGATTTAGAGGACATCGTGAGGCACAGAGATGATGACAACCATGAGGAAGCAATGACACTGGAAAAATCTATCAGccaggaagaaagagaaagatgGCAGAAACCTGTTTCAGATCTTGCTGACAGTGCTAAGAAGCTTGCCGATGGGATAGATCTTCTGTCAGAACAATCAAGGGACTTCTTCAAGATTGTTCTCACAGGACGCGATACTTTGCTTTGTAAATTAAGGGAATCTGATGTAACACAAGAGTATAGAGTGCATAAAAGCACGAAATAGGTGATACTTGTATATTACATCGTATGCTTGGATTTCATAGGTATTAGTTGCTGGGTTTCTATATGCTTGTAACGTTTGTTGTGGACTCTTGAAAAATGTTGAAGTAATGTTTTAGCCTTAGCATGGTGAAATAATTGCGAGTATATATATCCGGAGGAAGTTGTTGAATTTCAATTTTCTCAACCATTTAGGGGTCATTTCTCTCAATTAAGCTACGGTTCGAAGTTCCATTctctcaattattttttcatccgaTTTCTAGGTTATGTTTGCAATGCACATGTCATCCACGCTAGTAGAAATGAAATAGttgaaaacaaatattgaaggGCCTCCTCCGCTTCACTTTGATTTCTTGGTTtccatttttaaaataaaattatagacaaAGATACAAAAATATGTGgtgttaatatttttatattctattttaaaatcatctctattttttaaaaaaaataataaaaaatatttaattttatttttaaatatttttaggacCACCATCATTCTATTATCGCTGTTGCCTTTTCTACTACCACAATTGCTGCTTTTGTTGCACCATCATCATTGTTGCCTTCCATACATCATTGTTGCCATTATCGTTGTCTTTGGTTCCCACTATTATGATATTATTGTTGTAACTATTTTCTCCATTACACCACCACCACTAAGATTGTTATCTCCATCAAATTCTGATATTCTTGCCATCACTATTTTCACCATCAGTTTTGTTGCCACTTTCGTTGCCATTTTTTTTGTACCACCGTGATATTGCTACCAACACCACAAGCACCTCCACTCTCTGTCACTACTGCAATGgaaatagatattttatttcttaaaaactAATATTGAAAAGGAAGTGACGTCGAGCACCATCGAAGGCCAACCATGCAACTGAAGGTAATGGGACCTATTACTTTCTATCACTCTCCGTCACCGCAAGAAGATGATTATCTGTCTCctttagcataattttttttttcttttttctttttgagaaaATAAAAGGTAATGGGATATTTCCGTATTACCTATCATAATTTATTGAGCAAAAATGATATGAGGGtgtacaagaaagaagaaaagggttAGAAAGGGATGTATAGACGTGAAAAAAAATGCAAAGAGAGCAGCTAAGTAACAAGGCAAAAAATTGAGGATTATGCGGCATCCAAAATGCAGTAAAAGCAGGTGACTCAGATGAAATATCTGTTCTAATAGTAAGACTGGCATCTATTCTTGAAGAGATCATCAACCGGAAGGGCTCATCCTTGTCACCCAAAAAGGTCAAGGAGGAGAGAGAATAGCTTGGCTTACGTCGCTTACCAAATTTGACTTTTCAGAAATAGCCTGATATTTAAGAGCGAGGTGGTTCCTACACACTAGATGTTGGAGAGAGCGATCTATTTGGCTGTGAAGTACAGTCATTTTGATGCTGCTAGT encodes:
- the LOC105059483 gene encoding UPF0496 protein 4, with translation MSRPHDGYHSFPPFGNPFRIIFPKGSNLPPKLLTLQNSFEQTLADNLRKLKPKEISDILSLSWMRHAMESLSETHTNIKILLNDLELPVSEWDENWINMYFDDSLKLLDICIGLSSELSRLDQSQLLLKYVLYVMDCSGKFPSSKQIKRARGYLHDWMQQLDSRSPKFENCPAILQGLARTLCLAKVKNSAKGKVLMRAFYAVKVETIFVCGVILAALSGCSKPLIDLHISESFLWSKVFNDLQADVNEKIRGLLSSEKVVLLKELEAVDTCAKKLYDLSSGIDDLEDIVRHRDDDNHEEAMTLEKSISQEERERWQKPVSDLADSAKKLADGIDLLSEQSRDFFKIVLTGRDTLLCKLRESDVTQEYRVHKSTK